AATAATGTCAACGCCCTGATTGGCGATGGAACCATGGATTCGGAGAAGTTGATCGCGTTCGAAACGGGCTACCGTTTTCGACCCGACAATACATTTTTGCTCGATGTCACGGCCTTCTTCAATCAATACGACGAGTTGAGGACGAGCGAATCGAAGGCTTCTTTTACCGAGACGATACCGGGACCCGTGCACACGGTGAACCCGAGAATGTATGGCAATAATATGGAAGGCGAAGCCTACGGCGTAGAAATGACCGCTCAATGGAAAGCGCTCGAATGGTGGGAACTGAATGCCGGATTCACCTGGTTCCAACTGCACCTGCATTTGGACCCTTCCAGTAGCGACACTACGGCGGAACTGGCGGAAGGCAACAGCCCTGAGTATCGTTTTCATCTGCGTTCGAATATGGATCTGACGCGGCAGGTTGAGTTCGATACGGCAATGTACTTTGTCGATGAACTGAGCAATCAAAAAGTCGACAGTTATGTCCGGTTCGATGCGCGTCTGGGCTGGAAGCCTACGGACACTGTGGAAATCAGTTTATCGGGACAGAATTTATTTGATCCGGATCATCCCGAGTTCGGTCAACAAAATGGGATTTTCAGCACGGAAGTTCCAAGAACCCTGCTGGGGAAACTAACGCTTCGTTACTAGCGTTCTAAAAGTTTTATGAATTCATTCAAACACATTTCAAGGCAAGTCATTACCCAATCATGGCAAGGCAGGGTGCGAGCGGAATTTCGCCTTGCCCTGCTGGCGGGCTTGCTTGTGATGTTTGGTGATTTGAGTCCGCTAAGCGCCAAGGAAGACCTGACTCTGGAGTCTCGCATCAAGGCGGCCTACATACTGAAGTTCATTCCCTTTATGGAATGGAACGCCGACACGCCTCTTCCTGTTGACGGCGTCACAATTGGAGTGATTGGGAGTACGGGCATTTTCTCCGCGCTCGAAGAATTCAAAAACGCCAACGCTAAAGTAAAAATCAATCTGGTCTCACTCTCAAGCGAGGACGATTTAACGAGGGTTCATATTTTATTCGTCGATAAAGCGTTAGCCAATCACTTGCCGAAACTCGTTGCAAAATTGAAAGATCGCCCGGTATTGACGATCGGAGAATCCGATAATTTTGTCTCGAAAGGCGGCATCATCATGTTTGTCAAGGAAGCGGGCAAGGTAAAGTTTGAAATCAATGTGAATGCGGCTAAACGCGCAGGGCTGAAAATAAGCGCGCGCGTTTTGAAGGCGGCGCGCCGCGTGCATAATTAAGGCGATAAATTCCTCATGAAATTTGACTATTTTAAGAACGCTTCAATTCGAAAAAAATTGATATGGATTTCCATGACAACCTGCGGGATCACTTTGTTTCTTGCCTGCACCGGGTTCTTTTTCTATGAATGGATTAAATCTGAA
This window of the Candidatus Nitrohelix vancouverensis genome carries:
- a CDS encoding YfiR family protein — its product is MRAEFRLALLAGLLVMFGDLSPLSAKEDLTLESRIKAAYILKFIPFMEWNADTPLPVDGVTIGVIGSTGIFSALEEFKNANAKVKINLVSLSSEDDLTRVHILFVDKALANHLPKLVAKLKDRPVLTIGESDNFVSKGGIIMFVKEAGKVKFEINVNAAKRAGLKISARVLKAARRVHN